A stretch of the Vigna radiata var. radiata cultivar VC1973A chromosome 7, Vradiata_ver6, whole genome shotgun sequence genome encodes the following:
- the LOC106767539 gene encoding cuticle collagen 2C-like isoform X2, with protein MASHCCTIFALIIVISFSTMDTILSQFPNEIGQPGYPGQPGYPGQSGNPDQPGYPGQPGYPGQPGNPGQPGNPGQPGYPDQPGNSGQPDNPGQPGNPGQPGNPGQPGYPGLPGNPGLPGNPGQPGYPGQPGNPGQPGYPGQPGNPDQPGYPGQPGYPDQPGNPGQPDNPGQPGNPGQPGNPGQPGYPGLPGNPSLPSNPGQPGYPGQPGNPGQPGYPGQPGNPGQPGYPGQPGNPDQPGNPGQPGNPGQPGNPGQPGNPGYLGQPGNPDQLGNPVQPKNLDQARNPDQRDNSNNLVQPGDPGQPDQSAKLGNLGQP; from the exons ATGGCCTCTCACTGTTGCACGATTTTTGCTTTAATCATTGTTATTTCCTTTTCAACCATGGACACCATATTATCTCAATTCCCAAATGAAATCGGTCAGCCAG GTTATCCCGGTCAGCCAGGTTATCCCGGTCAGTCAGGAAATCCCGATCAGCCAGGTTATCCCGGTCAGCCAGGTTATCCCGGTCAGCCAGGAAATCCTGGTCAGCCAGGAAATCCAGGTCAGCCAGGTTATCCCGATCAGCCAGGTAATTCAGGTCAACCAGATAATCCCGGTCAGCCTGGTAATCCAGGTCAGCCAGGAAATCCCGGTCAGCCAGGTTATCCAGGTCTGCCCGGTAATCCTGGTCTGCCCGGTAATCCAGGTCAGCCAGGTTATCCGGGTCAGCCAGGAAATCCCGGTCAGCCGGGTTATCCTGGTCAGCCAGGTAATCCCGATCAGCCAGGTTATCCCG GTCAGCCAGGTTATCCCGATCAGCCAGGTAATCCAGGTCAACCAGATAATCCCGGTCAGCCCGGTAATCCAGGTCAGCCAGGAAATCCCGGTCAGCCAGGTTATCCAGGTCTGCCCGGTAATCCTAGTCTGCCCAGTAATCCAGGTCAGCCAGGTTATCCAGGTCAGCCAGGAAATCCAGGTCAGCCAGGTTATCCAGGTCAGCCAGGAAATCCCGGTCAGCCGGGTTATCCTGGTCAGCCAGGTAATCCCGATCAACCAGGTAATCCTGGTCAGCCCGGCAATCCCGGTCAACCCGGTAATCCTGGTCAGCCCGGTAATCCAGGTTATCTCGGTCAGCCAGGAAATCCCGATCAGCTAGGTAATCCCGTTCAGCCCAAAAATCTCGATCAGGCCAGAAATCCCGATCAGCGCGATAATTCGAACAATCTTGTTCAGCCTGGTGATCCCGGTCAACCTGATCAGTCTGCTAAGCTTGGGAATCTCGGTCAACCTTAA
- the LOC106767539 gene encoding cuticle collagen 2C-like isoform X1: MASHCCTIFALIIVISFSTMDTILSQFPNEIGQPGYPGQPGYPGQSGNPDQPGYPGQPGYPGQPGNPGQPGNPGQPGYPDQPGNSGQPDNPGQPGNPGQPGNPGQPGYPGLPGNPGLPGNPGQPGYPGQPGNPGQPGYPGQPGNPDQPGYPGQPGNPGQPGNPGQPGYPDQPGNPGQPDNPGQPGNPGQPGNPGQPGYPGLPGNPSLPSNPGQPGYPGQPGNPGQPGYPGQPGNPGQPGYPGQPGNPDQPGNPGQPGNPGQPGNPGQPGNPGYLGQPGNPDQLGNPVQPKNLDQARNPDQRDNSNNLVQPGDPGQPDQSAKLGNLGQP, translated from the exons ATGGCCTCTCACTGTTGCACGATTTTTGCTTTAATCATTGTTATTTCCTTTTCAACCATGGACACCATATTATCTCAATTCCCAAATGAAATCGGTCAGCCAG GTTATCCCGGTCAGCCAGGTTATCCCGGTCAGTCAGGAAATCCCGATCAGCCAGGTTATCCCGGTCAGCCAGGTTATCCCGGTCAGCCAGGAAATCCTGGTCAGCCAGGAAATCCAGGTCAGCCAGGTTATCCCGATCAGCCAGGTAATTCAGGTCAACCAGATAATCCCGGTCAGCCTGGTAATCCAGGTCAGCCAGGAAATCCCGGTCAGCCAGGTTATCCAGGTCTGCCCGGTAATCCTGGTCTGCCCGGTAATCCAGGTCAGCCAGGTTATCCGGGTCAGCCAGGAAATCCCGGTCAGCCGGGTTATCCTGGTCAGCCAGGTAATCCCGATCAGCCAGGTTATCCCGGTCAGCCAGGAAATCCTGGTCAGCCAGGAAATCCAGGTCAGCCAGGTTATCCCGATCAGCCAGGTAATCCAGGTCAACCAGATAATCCCGGTCAGCCCGGTAATCCAGGTCAGCCAGGAAATCCCGGTCAGCCAGGTTATCCAGGTCTGCCCGGTAATCCTAGTCTGCCCAGTAATCCAGGTCAGCCAGGTTATCCAGGTCAGCCAGGAAATCCAGGTCAGCCAGGTTATCCAGGTCAGCCAGGAAATCCCGGTCAGCCGGGTTATCCTGGTCAGCCAGGTAATCCCGATCAACCAGGTAATCCTGGTCAGCCCGGCAATCCCGGTCAACCCGGTAATCCTGGTCAGCCCGGTAATCCAGGTTATCTCGGTCAGCCAGGAAATCCCGATCAGCTAGGTAATCCCGTTCAGCCCAAAAATCTCGATCAGGCCAGAAATCCCGATCAGCGCGATAATTCGAACAATCTTGTTCAGCCTGGTGATCCCGGTCAACCTGATCAGTCTGCTAAGCTTGGGAATCTCGGTCAACCTTAA